GCCTTGCCCCTGacaaattatttgaattattttttaaccATGTGTACTGTCTGACTCCAGGAAAAGCTTCCCTCCACACATCAACTAACTtatgttcattaattttttttaaactctcagCAGAAGAATTATGAGGTTCGTTGTGATTTCTGTCCAAATGTGAATCAATAGTGCAATTAAAATCCCCTCCAAGTACAATCATATTCCCCCGAGGACACTGTAATATGGCATCAGaaagtattttaaagaaagaaacaCGGTCATGACCAACAGTTGGtgcatatatattaataaaagagAAATAGGCATCTCCTATGACAATATCAGCCCTCAATTTCCGACCGGGTATTATTTCTGTTGAATTTGATTGCATACTGACATATGGGGAAAAAAGAAAGGCAACACCAACACTTAGGTTTGTGCTATGGCTTAGTAGAACATTTCCTTTCCACCCACTATGCCACTGCGCCTGATTTTGTTGGTCTCTATGCGTTTCTTGTAAGAAAATAACATCAGCCTTTTTGAGCcgcaaataatcaaataaagcaACTCTATTTTTAGTGCTCCGACAACCATTAACATTAAATGTCGCAATGTTTAAGGTTGTCATGGCAAAAagaatgcaaaaaacaaaatatataatcttACACATTagtcctgtttgtttgtttttttcaatccAAATTATCAATCATTTTTTAACAGTAGTGACATGTTTCCTAAATCAGAATCTTTTAAGTTTATCAAGCTCATCCAATGATGCTTTTCTCAGTGCTACAGCACAGGATTCCACAAACAGTTGTAAATCTGGGAAATACTTCTCTAGTTTTGGCCTTCGTTGATTAAAGGTTTCATCAAGAAAACTGTTGAGTTCTTGTACTGTGTAATAAGATGGCTATATTTGCGAACTGCGCCTTTTTTCAACACGAATTTCTTTTAAATTGTCATCAACAAGATCCATTGCATATGATTCGTCACTATCATAATTAATGTCAATGGACTGAGCCTCACCACTCTCGGACAGTTGATCAGCTTCAGCCAGTACCATGCCATCAGTCTCTCGCGAGTCGCGAGGCTTCCCGACTACCCCGAGCCTGTTCAGCTCTGCGGGGTGCTCTGATTCATCGCTGTTTCCAGCAGCAGCGGTTCCACCGCTCACCGCGCTGCGCACTTCAGCGCATACATCAGTGTTCACTGAACACTCTCCTGCAGTCTCATTCGCTGCATCAACTTTCAGATTTTCATCGTCTTTTGACAATGAATCTGATTCAGCCCGTTGGTCAGTTTTATTACTGacattttggttttcattttccGTGTCAACTTGCTCCGCGATTGCGTCTCATTTACATTTGGATTTATATTTTGGTTTGTCATCTTATTATTTGTACATCTTAATTTCGTATGACCATAAACCCCACAGGAGAAGCATTTCATTGACTCTGTGCTGATAAAAATTGTGTAATCTTTACCGGCCAGAGTCAACTTCGCAGAGATGTCCAAGTGTTGGAATTCAGCATTCAAAATGATAGCAGTTTGGCGTCTAAAGGACATAATGTGTTTTAATTCTGGGTTTTTTACCCCAAGTGGGATCATTTTAATTGGCATCACAATTTTGCTGTAGCGGTTAAGTAATCGCTCGAGTGATTCATTCGAAATGAATGGAGGCACATTAGAGAGAGTTACCTTTTATGAAGGGCTCGACAGTGGTAACACAGGTAAAAAAGTATCCCCAACAGACAGTCCAGCCTCAACTAAGTGATGAACCATAGACTCTTCCTTCAAAAACACAACTACTGCCTTGTTCATTCTGGATGCCGATAATATATTCCTGGCGCCTATTTCTGCGCTTATAGCTGTCAAACAGTCCTCAATGGTGATTGATTCATCCGGTAAACATTTACAACCATTTCGGGCCGTTAAAGAAGCAAACCCATCTGAATCTGCCGGCATGTTCTCAGTTACTAGATCTCACTAGATAAACTTTAATCTCACTatagaaaaagagaaagagaaatgaaaatgaatgaaaactcactCAAACAAGCCGCCAGTCGCTCAAACGCTCACGCAGTCCTCCCAGCTACCCCGTACATccgcacatgcgcgcacacacacagagagagagagacagataaagcccctgaagaggagagagagacagataaagcccctgaagaggagagagagagacagataaagcccctgaagaggagagagagacagataaagcccctaaagaggagagagagagacagataaagcccctgaagaggagagagacaaACAGGAAGAggtattatttgtgtgtgtgtggtttcagaTAATTTTAGGCTTATAATCAAGTTGACCTACAGtatgctgtttatttacttttcatcactaggagagtagagaaaatacagggagaggagaaGAGAGACAGAGCTGAGGAGGAGACAAACAGTAAGGAAACATTAATAAGTGTGTTTTATGTAGGACTCAGATTCAAAGAACTGGATTGGCTATATGTGCTATATGCCTATGATATGAATTATGCAGGGAAAAGTCCTTATATTGCTGctggtttgtttatatatatactgtagaagTAGATATaagtttttatacattaaaatacacaaaaatatattttagtattgCATCAGTGCACCTGAACAAATATACTAAATACCACAAATTTtactagttttattagtatttcttCAAAGTGCTTtgtatgctttaaaaataagttaaatcttcatatatatatatatatatatatatatatatatatatatatatatatatatatatatatatatagagagagagagagagagagagagagagagagagagagagagagagagagagattaataaaaaattgtgaatttattatttttatttttataactaaAGGGGTTCAGCCAGGTAGGGGgccctacaagacattgtgcccaggggcctatgacttcttaatccgggcctgcgtGAAGTCCATTAGATCAGTCCGTGCAGCTGTGTGTAGCCTTGTAGCTCCGTCCGTTTAAAGTCTGCTTTATCTTGATCCGTAGCGAGCAATCACACCGTTTCCAACGAGCGCGCCGATGCCAGAAGTCCTTTTAATTGCCGTCCGTAGCACTCACTCAAGCAGCGCAGCGACCCAATGGTGGCAAGCTCTTATTGTAGCTCCCTGGTTCAATAAAGGATTGACTTTCACTGGTGTCTTCCCATGATTTATTTCAGTGCAGCATTAACTTTACTGACGCCGTCGTCAACATCAAACACCATATACCACAGGCCAAACACTGTACGGCAAACACCGTACACCTTGCACCGTACGGCAAACACCGTAAGAGCTTGtatacaaagagaaaatgaaaccaAATGTAAGCAAATATGAAAAccatatacaaacaaacagacatcaCTTAAACTCAATATACAAActcaatacaaacaaacaaacatattaaacgaAGTGTCAGTACCTTGTTCTCCAATCAAACCAGAAGCTAAACCTTTAGTCCGTAGTAGACCGCACAGCTGGGACGCCGTGATCATGTGCGATCTTTCCGTGTCTTTTTATATCTGTAatggtaattaatttaaaataaaagacttCTGGTTTTACACTGAACACTTTATACCATAAATACTAAAAATATCAATTATGCATATaatagaggagagagagagagagaaagagagaaagtatatacacacacaatataatCATATTGTAGAAAAGATGCAATAACAAAGACATCATGTCAAAGTTATTAACACTGTCCTTAAAGAAAAGTATGTCACAGATGATTAGCAGTTGTTTATAACCGTGTTGTATTGAGAAATAATATTTAGGTTGAGCCTGTAAGAGTGTAGGGGACCTTGCCACAAAATAAAGAGTTGAAGAACTCTTGCTTAATATTAAGTACTAAAACTTTAATGTTTGAAACAGTTCAAACAGGCATTGTCTGCATATGAACAATGTAGAAGCAATTTATGTAAGCTAACCCTAGCATAGGAAAGTCAGTGTGTGTTACTCATGGTCATTTCTTGTTGTgtcctttgttttctttgtcttgtatttcttttgtttcatgtGTGTCTCTTAAGTATGGCAAATACACCCTCTTACTGCACTTTAAAACGCAAATCTAGAGAAAGGGTAAAACATCAACTGAAGTCAGTTCAGTGTGCTTCTGATAATTCCTTTAATGCTGAGAGTCTACCAAATTACAATTCCGAACATCTAGATGAGGACTTCAAAGACTATGAATCATCTTTGCATAAGGAGCTAGATTTTTCACAGTCTGAAAACAGCAGCTCTGGTGAGGAAGAGGAAGCTCATCAACAAAGCAAACTTGCAACATGGGCACTCCAAAGAAAACAACACACAGtgcaattaataaattattagaaattctGAAGGAGCATCATCCATCATTGCCATCTGATGCAAGGACTCTTCTAAGGACTTCTCGGTCAGAGTCAGTGGTGGTCCAGGAAAAGGCTGGTGGGACATACCATTATTTTGGTATCCTGAATTCAATGAAGAGCACTTTGGAGGCAAACAAATGTGGATTGGCTAATGGGTTATGCTTAGAGCTCCAAGCAAATGTGGATGGGTTGCCAGTATTTAAAAGTTCATCCACCCAATTCTGGCCCATTCTTGGAGTCATCAAAAATCTCCCTCTGCATCACCCATTTGTAATTGGGCTTTTCTGTGGCACTAGCAAGCCAGCAAGCCTTCCCGAATACCTGGAAGATTTTGTGGCTGAAACTTTAATGTTGGAGAAAGGATTTTCATTTCAGGGAATATCAATGAGGCTCAAACTGTGCTCAATGGTCTGTGATGCTCCCGCCCGAgcttttttgaaaaatataaaagggCACACAGGCTACTCGGGGTGTGAGAAATGTACGCAGGAAGGCAAATATTTGAGCAATAGGGTGATATTCCCTGAAACAAATGCCCCCGTTCGCACTGATGAAGATTTTCGGGAAATGATAGATGAAGAACATCATCTAGGATATTCTCCTCTTCTAGCCATCTGTTTAGACCTTGTCTGTTTGGGGGTGATGAGGTGACTCTTGTACCTGTGGCTCAAGGGTCAACTGGTTTGCAGGCTCTCAGGTTTGCAGGTGGATATGCTTTCTGAAAAGCTGTCAAAGATCAGAAAAAATGTGCCAGTTGAGTTTGCACGAAGACCAAGATCTTTGAATGAGGTAGGCTGATGGAAAGCCTCTGAACTCCGCCAGTTCCTTCTTTACACCGGTCCTGTGCTCCTAAAAGACTTCCTACACACAGCTTTATATCAACATTTCCTACTGCTGTTTACGGGAGTGTTCATACTGTCGAACAAAGCACTGCTTGAGTTAACAGACTATGCAAATGATGCACTTGTGTTGTTTGTTCACCACTTTGGAAAGCTGTATGGACACATGCACATCTCCTACAATGTGCACAACCTTGTGCACCTTGCACAAGATGTGAAGGTTCATGGAAATCTGGATTCCTTTAGTGCTTTCAAATTTGAAAATTACGTGCAAAAACTGAAAAGGCTTGTTAGGAAACCAGAATTTCCATGCTGCCAAATTGTAAAGAGGCTTGCAGAGCGAGAGGCAATCCAAATGGAAAAAGAGGAAAGTTTGGGTGTAAGAAAAAAACACATGTCTGGAAAATTACCATCATTGTTTCAGTGTCACAACAGTACAGCCAATACACCACAGAGCCCTTCACCCTCAAACTGGACGAAGCCAACAGCAATGTCTATATTCAGGGAAAGGTGGCGAAGATCAGAAATATAATTGCTGAAAAAGAGGAGGTGTACTTGGTCTACTCCACATTTGCACATCAAGGCCCCTTCTTTGACTACCCCACATCTTCCTCTACATTTGGGATTTGCTTGGTGGATGGCCTCTTGGACACAACACAGCACTGCAGCATTGAACTGGTGGAATGGAAAGTTTTCCTCATATCCCATGGGAGAAGATTTGTTGCTGTACCTCTAAtacacacaaatgaaaaaaatatagaatTTAAACTTTATCCAACTACACACCAGAACTTTGTCAACCCCTTGCAATCGCCCATCTCTCAACTTATCTCTTGACTCTCTCAACAGTCATAAACTATATACATTgcccagcataaatgagtacatcccATACAGAtcccttttttaattaatactttCACTACATTTAAATACTAATGAggtgaatttaaaaataaaacttccaTATTTCTAAAAGTAATATgttatttctattttttgttcattatttaaatagaatttatttttatttttcccttaCACATACATTAGGTTGTATTGATTTTTGCACTGAAACCTTAATTAATTTGTAGActgtgtatatacacaaataacttatagatcttaaaaatgtcttaaacaaTTCTATACATCACACAAAAGCATGAAAGCATTGTGATCAGTGGCGCCGCTGGCCACCACCAGCCCTCTGACAAGATGGGCCCTTATGAATCGTcctaaccccccaccccccatgaTCATTATATTTCTTTGCATCTGCACTCACACCACACTGTTACTTGATAgcattaaataactttttttttttttgaggctgAAGGATGACAGAGTGAATTAAGTGGTATTAAAGTTACCTAGTTTTTGTGTTTGTGCTGTACACCACTGCTAAATTTAACCTACATTTGATGGGTGGGCTTGTCAACCTTATTTCGTGGTGTTCTAACAAACTAGCAGTAAAGATATGTgtacatttgttacatttttcagTACCAAAGCTAAACAGCATataactaatctaacaaaataatacaaaaaaaatctataatttcaacaaatttaaaaaaaaatcagtataccccaatatatatatatatatatatatatatatatatatacagtttaagtcagaattatttgcccccttcaaatttttttcttctttttttaaacagagcaaggaaattttcacagtatgtctgataatatttttttcttctggagaaagtcttatttgttttatttctgctagaataaaagcagttttaaatttttaaacactattttaggcacaaaattattagcccctttaagctatttttttctctcgaatgtctacagaacaaaccattgttatacaataatttgtctaattaccccaacctgcctagttaccctaattaatctaggtaagcctttaaatgtcactttaagctgtatagaagtgttttaaaatatctagtaaaatattatatactgtcatcatgggaaagataaaaaaatccattattagaaatgagtttttaaaactattatgtttataaatgtgttgaaaaaaattgctctccgttaaacagaaattgggggaaaaataaacaagtagtctaataattcagggggggctagtaattctgactttaactgtatatatttctattcttaaagatgttaggtgacccccctcttattttaataaatattatatatatatatatatatatatatatatatatatatatatatatatagagagagagagagagagagagagagagagagaaagaaagagagagagagagagaaagagagagatggacaTAGCTCATGGGGGTTAGCTTGACCAACGTGAAGGACAAAaacttttatcagttttttttttttgtacatgctgaatatttaacaatcaaaataataccaaaatccacaccgtaaaaaaaaaaaaaacagaaaaagaataataattatattaataaaacaaatgaaaaagagGCTACATTAATATTTGCAAAATAGTTGTTGGAGTATATTCATAGTTCTGGTTGCTTTTCATCCTAaacgtcctttaagggttctatctgactatttatatttgtgtatgtaattacctaattaaagTAAAAGGTTTAAcataaatagttatatattttatatagactaatattttatGCAACACATTTTCACTATTTACCATGTTATTtacctctattaatcacattctttctatttcataagctttgcaataaccagattccagaaaaatatgtttgtgaattttattttgtaagtttgcTCAAGTGCTATACCTGCATGCagcgagtttgtgtgtgtgtgtgtgttaatttgggTGTTTATGCGAGGATCAAGTAtcggatcgagtttatatgtctgtgcatgtgtatgcatgcatcaagtttatatgtatatacgcaagttttatacatgttttgaacatagGATAggtttatatgagagtaatttataggtgtatatgcaccTTTATTTAAATCCTACAGAGCGCCTCATGGCCATCTGTGTTTGGTGCCGGGAAGGTGGATGGTGAGGTGACAGGTTGACTTAAACTTTTATGATGCCTCAGCTTCTATCATTGCTTCTGACTCCCAGTATGTTCTATCAGGCGGAACAGATTTGATGCGTTCCCGATGCTAGTCGGCACCACTTTCCCGCACATTTTGCAGAGCACCGAAACTATAAGTTTATCTGAACTTAAAGAGCCAAACAACTTTCACACCAATACATTCGTCTGTCCTCTCTCATCAACTAATTCGTCTGCATTCTTACTTGTGGAAGCTTGTTCCCCTATATCTGTATTCAGGGCACACATTTTGTAGCTTTCTGCGACAGAGTAGCTTAACCAACTTTTGAGCGCTGGCAGTGGCAGTGTGCGTGTCTATGATGTACGTCATCACGCAAGTGACATCACGCTCATTTTGACCACAGAAAGTCATTTAGTTACAAATGATACAAGGTcaaatatcttatatatatatatatgtatatatatatatatatatatatatatatatatatatatatatatatatataataaaaaatacgtATGCAAATGTATATCGAAAGAccggaaatgggtttaaaactcATATCatcgttattaaaaaaaaaaactatcgcAATATTTATTGATACCTAATTATTGTCCAGCCCaacaacaacactttaactacataATATAAGtgatgcaaaacaaaaccataaggttaaagagtcaatgagatggcaggtcttgctatgaggactcctgagtagccacaAGCATCCTGGGGTAGCTAacacaacaacttttatatacccaatgatgagtaatgcaggcatccaatcaggatttaccacatactccaatctggagtcttgggatcatcacagtgtattaatattgtaaacttaatacctgtcgctctgcctaaataaaatatttattaagtttGTATTCTACTTAAAAAAGTTAATATAGTAAACTAGAAAGAATCTTGAACTTAAGAGTGAAGAAACTTCACTAATAAAAGCTGCAacacaggacaattgaatggGCATTCTAAACTTGAGGCCCTGGTATACTGCAAACTAAACGTCCTGGAGCTCCACCCTCTTTGATGTGCGGTGTCTTCCCagtgatttgtttctcattcagggagtcagacagagaacaCCATCCAAAACAACAGTAGCtacatcaggggtggccaatcctgttcctggagatctaccttcctgcagatttcagttgcaacccttatcaaacacacctgtctgtaattatcaagtggatttcaggtcctaattaattggttcaggtgggtttgatcagggtaggagctaaactgtacaggaaggtagatctccaggaacaggattgagcacccctgagccacatgaatacactggagagtagagtacagatgtatccgcaccagtacaatcacttgcaaagagattttaagccacagaggtgctgtttgccagatgtttttgaaactgttcttctctcatTCACCATTACTGTGTTTACGGTTAACGCGAGAAGcgaaacacatttacaaccccacctactgcagtgtaggagtgttggaaaacagtatatcgtcactcagccttttcaaacattattcagacatgaaacatcctgtgCACATGAGAAAATGTTGTGCTacattcatgtcatgtgtgcaactttttgttCAAGTGTTTCTTAAGCTGCGCCAAATGAGCAAAACActgtagacactgatcagatcagtacggtttctctccagtgtgaatcctcttttcTGTTTGCAGATGGgttaactgattaaacctcttgtcacagtgtgaacacttgtacgttCTCTTCAGTGTGAATTgtctggtgcagtttcaattttggTACTGTaacaaaagtcttctcacacttaaGCATATATCGtttttcacaccagtgtggatcttcatgagttcattaaggtttgctgattgGATGAAACTCTTCCGACACTGAGTtcatgtgtatggtttctctccagtgtgggtcttcatgtgtttattaaggtattTGTACACCAGTACAAAGTTAGTTGTCAAATAAATTAtaaaggaagattattttgagtttaagttatttaatcatCGTTtctgaagactgcagagtgatgcatgaaaaaatgactttaaatattttttaaagcatgttgtgatatatgttaaaatgtgcccCCAAAAGTACAAGTGACCCCTGCCTGCAAATATTCAAAAGGAAATACATTAAtccaattcaaatatataaattataaaatgacgttcactttaaactttaattatactgttcgttaaaattattttaaaagagtgTCAAATAAAAAAGATTTCTAGAGTCACCATAAATGTGGCTTAAGGGTATTGGTTCAGGCTCCGTTTTGGCACcagtattattttaaaagtatcgatttagcaccggtatcgaaacaaacccaaatgatacccaaccctagcgattggtccatattttaaatttctgcccATAGAGTTCGTGTTTTGATCTACGATTGGTCttacacagtcaagtgatgtgatttcgcaggtcagagttcaccaatctTGTACTTTGCAaggcagtgaactgcgaaacttgacgcacaaacttgcgtttccggtctaaagcatttgcgtgcatatgaatggaagtctacggggagaaaagtgcatgtgaatggtttctctccagtgtggatcctcatgtggtgattaagggatgatgagcggctgaaactcttcctacactgagtgcatgtgaatggtttctgtccagtgtggatcctcatgtggtgattaaggtttgatgagcggctgaaacttttcccacactgagtgcatgcaaatggtttctctccagtgtggatcatcatgtgttgtttaaggtgtgatgagcagctgaaactcttcccacactgagtgcatgtgaatggtttctctccagtgtggatcctcatgtgttcattaaggtgtgatgagcggatgaaactcttcccacactgagtgcatgcaaatggtttctctccagtgtggatcatcatgtgaatcttaagattgtCTTTTCTTCCTAAActttttccacactgagtgcaggtgaaacgattcttatttctccttttcaaaatatcatcagtctctaaatgagttttttcctcaattttgacatgatgttcctcatCTTTACTCCCCTTATTCTCTTCAATtatgtctgaaataaataaataaaatatcagtcttaaaaactctcatcaaaagctgaaaagtgaaaagacactggaaacattgacTAAACACACTCAGTGATTTTgctgcacattaaatgtaaaatgaatcagatcatattttgtttggtccattaacatgtacacatttaagcagattcaattcaatgAACTTCATGAATTGAAATggccattacagtttaaaagaaagaatggtGTTACCTTCAGACAGAATGAAAATTTAATTAGAGGTGTTCCCATATTTAACTCTTCTTTAAAATGCCCAGAAATATAAATTGCTCTGATAATcagtgtcagctttgcacatgACTTTGTAGTTCTGACTTTATTTACATTGTCATACTTTTCTCATGTGGGCAGTTGGGTGGAATCTGTGcaatatattatgcaaataaattgaattttgaaaaataaaattattcttaaaagtcacattattGTATGTGCTGTGAAGAACAGCCACAATCAAGCCACTGCaattatatttatgttaaaaataatatgtgcaatttatatattattataaaattaataatgttttgtttgggTACATTGATACAGCCACAATCTTCCTATGATACAAACACAGAATAAATAGAtctgatcatgtaaatgtttgtactaaccatactgcacatttttattacCTTCCAAAAACTTATATCTGCTCCCCtgtataaacaaatttttttttttgctcgaaaCTGGATCAAAAATTCATCATGAAGCTGTGTGTAAAATTGAAACT
The Danio rerio strain Tuebingen ecotype United States chromosome 4, GRCz12tu, whole genome shotgun sequence genome window above contains:
- the LOC108183639 gene encoding uncharacterized protein isoform X1, which translates into the protein MAFIKEESEDVKIEETFTVKQEDLQEQTDIIEENKGSKDEEHHVKIEEKTHLETDDILKRRNKNRFTCTQCGKSLGRKDNLKIHMMIHTGEKPFACTQCGKSFIRSSHLNEHMRIHTGEKPFTCTQCGKSFSCSSHLKQHMMIHTGEKPFACTQCGKSFSRSSNLNHHMRIHTGQKPFTCTQCRKSFSRSSSLNHHMRIHTGEKPFTCTFLPVDFHSYARKCFRPETQVCASSFAVHCLAKYKIGEL
- the LOC108183639 gene encoding uncharacterized protein isoform X2, which translates into the protein MAFIKEESEDVKIEETFTVKQEDLQEQTDIIEENKGSKDEEHHVKIEEKTHLETDDILKRRNKNRFTCTQCGKSLGRKDNLKIHMMIHTGEKPFACTQCGKSFIRSSHLNEHMRIHTGEKPFTCTQCGKSFSCSSHLKQHMMIHTGEKPFACTQCGKSFSRSSNLNHHMRIHTGQKPFTCTQCRKKVQQQIFSHGI